In one window of Deltaproteobacteria bacterium DNA:
- a CDS encoding thiolase family protein, with amino-acid sequence MRDAVIVASSRTGLAKSFRGSFNLTRPDDMAAHCVKDLLKKVPQLDPAEIEDVIMGTGFPEGPQGFNTGRNVALLAGLPVTVPGGTVSRFCSSGLNAVMVAAHMVQVEGYDVIIGGGLESITMLQNDFNKTNLFNPYFKDRHSAIYMPMGQTAEIVAQRYKVSREAQDRYALLSQQRTAAAQRDGKFKDEIVPMKVTMEVTDKATGQKSRKEVVVDRDECNRPDTTLEGLAQLPPAFKEGGTVTAGNSSQFSDGASATLIMSAERARALGVRPLGFFRGCVFAACEPDEMGIGPVFAVPKLLKHADMKLQDIDVVELNEAFASQVVYCRDRLGIDPERLNPNGGSISIGHPYGMTGSRMVGTLLNELRRRKKRWGIVTMCIGGGMGAAGLFEAAN; translated from the coding sequence ATGCGTGATGCAGTGATCGTAGCGAGCTCGAGGACCGGGCTCGCCAAGTCCTTCCGTGGCTCGTTCAACCTGACGCGGCCCGATGACATGGCCGCCCACTGCGTCAAGGACCTGCTCAAGAAGGTCCCCCAGCTCGACCCTGCCGAGATCGAGGACGTGATCATGGGGACCGGCTTCCCCGAGGGCCCACAGGGCTTCAACACCGGGCGCAACGTGGCGCTGCTGGCCGGGCTGCCGGTCACGGTCCCGGGCGGCACCGTGAGCCGCTTCTGCTCCTCGGGGCTCAACGCCGTCATGGTCGCCGCGCACATGGTGCAGGTCGAGGGCTACGACGTCATCATCGGCGGCGGCCTCGAGTCGATCACCATGCTGCAGAACGACTTCAACAAGACGAACCTCTTCAACCCCTACTTCAAGGACCGCCACAGCGCCATCTACATGCCCATGGGCCAGACCGCCGAGATCGTGGCCCAGCGCTACAAGGTGAGCCGCGAGGCGCAGGACCGGTATGCGCTCCTCTCCCAGCAGCGCACCGCGGCCGCGCAGCGCGACGGCAAGTTCAAGGACGAGATCGTGCCCATGAAGGTCACCATGGAGGTGACCGACAAGGCGACGGGTCAGAAGTCGCGCAAGGAGGTCGTGGTCGACCGCGACGAGTGCAACCGCCCGGACACGACGCTCGAGGGCCTCGCCCAGCTGCCGCCGGCCTTCAAGGAGGGCGGCACGGTCACGGCCGGGAACTCCTCGCAGTTCTCCGACGGCGCCTCGGCCACCCTCATCATGTCGGCCGAGCGTGCCAGGGCGCTCGGCGTGCGGCCGCTCGGCTTCTTCCGCGGCTGCGTGTTCGCCGCCTGCGAGCCGGACGAGATGGGGATCGGGCCGGTCTTCGCGGTGCCGAAGCTGCTCAAGCACGCGGACATGAAGCTCCAGGACATCGACGTCGTCGAGCTGAACGAGGCCTTCGCGTCACAGGTCGTCTACTGCCGCGACCGCCTCGGCATCGACCCCGAGCGTCTCAACCCGAACGGCGGCTCGATCTCGATCGGCCACCCCTACGGCATGACCGGCAGCCGCATGGTCGGGACGCTGCTCAACGAGCTGCGTCGGCGCAAGAAGCGCTGGGGGATCGTCACCATGTGCATCGGAGGCGGCATGGGCGCGGCCGGGCTGTTCGAGGCGGCGAACTAG
- a CDS encoding metallophosphoesterase, whose product MAWTEEAAEPLARPLALGERAKRVFFRSFFRLLLGFVALAEWACAAWVLFIAGVHLPRAAHGLAPLAIYALNRWIVTRPRRPRPVLDATLRIYVPVAFSSIFLALFLALAGLLWSVGGLVAAPRLARAYYWLVNAGFATVGGLLFYGYTFGRRALTVTRLEVPVRGLPRALDGLRIVHLSDLHLGPHLDPAELAGHVERVNALAPDLICLTGDLVDRPETCTEAFPTLAGLRARHGVFVTLGNHDVWAGAEWVTAALRHLTPFRVLRDERVDLEIRGAALTLVGLDDLGRDWARGVLEHPALPPLATGVPAGCPVIVLSHRPDCFPQAARHGAALVLSGHTHGGQLALPWPSRRPRNVAEFITAFDRGLYRDGEATLYVNRGLGFTGQRIRLFTPREIACLELRAR is encoded by the coding sequence ATGGCGTGGACCGAGGAGGCCGCGGAGCCGCTCGCCCGCCCGCTCGCCCTGGGCGAGCGGGCGAAGCGCGTCTTCTTCCGCTCGTTCTTCCGTCTGCTGCTCGGCTTCGTCGCGCTCGCCGAGTGGGCGTGCGCGGCGTGGGTGCTCTTCATCGCGGGGGTGCACCTGCCGCGCGCCGCACACGGGCTGGCACCGCTCGCGATCTACGCGCTGAACCGCTGGATCGTCACCCGCCCGCGCCGCCCGCGGCCCGTGCTCGACGCCACCCTCCGCATCTACGTCCCGGTGGCCTTCAGCTCGATCTTCCTGGCGCTCTTCCTGGCCCTGGCAGGTCTCCTCTGGAGTGTCGGCGGGCTCGTCGCCGCGCCGCGCCTCGCGCGCGCGTACTACTGGCTGGTGAACGCGGGCTTTGCGACGGTGGGCGGCCTTCTCTTCTACGGCTACACCTTCGGCCGACGGGCGCTCACCGTCACTCGCCTCGAGGTCCCCGTGCGCGGGTTGCCGCGCGCCCTGGATGGCCTCCGCATCGTCCACCTCTCCGATCTGCACCTGGGCCCGCACCTCGACCCGGCCGAGCTCGCCGGGCACGTCGAGCGCGTGAACGCGCTGGCGCCGGACCTGATCTGCCTGACCGGCGACCTGGTCGACCGACCCGAGACGTGCACCGAGGCGTTCCCGACGCTCGCCGGCCTGCGCGCGCGCCACGGCGTCTTCGTGACCCTCGGCAACCACGACGTCTGGGCCGGCGCCGAGTGGGTGACCGCGGCGCTGCGCCACCTGACGCCGTTCCGCGTCCTGCGCGACGAGCGCGTCGACCTCGAGATCCGCGGCGCGGCGCTGACGCTCGTCGGCCTCGACGACCTCGGGCGCGACTGGGCGCGCGGCGTGCTCGAGCACCCGGCGCTGCCGCCGCTCGCTACGGGCGTGCCCGCGGGTTGCCCCGTCATCGTGCTCTCCCACCGGCCCGACTGCTTCCCGCAGGCGGCGCGGCACGGCGCCGCGCTCGTGCTCTCCGGCCACACCCACGGCGGGCAGCTGGCGCTGCCCTGGCCCAGCCGTCGCCCGCGCAACGTGGCCGAGTTCATCACCGCCTTCGACCGCGGCCTCTACCGCGACGGGGAGGCGACCCTCTACGTGAACCGCGGCCTCGGCTTCACCGGGCAGCGGATCCGCCTCTTCACGCCGCGCGAGATCGCCTGCCTCGAGCTGCGCGCGCGCTGA